The proteins below are encoded in one region of Salmo salar chromosome ssa02, Ssal_v3.1, whole genome shotgun sequence:
- the LOC106588551 gene encoding snaclec alboaggregin-D subunit beta-like: MERDLEETSHQLKGEQSRASQLEMALKGRLKISEESETRASQPEKEMGDMEARLQGEESRASQLLRREIQANVNKVEQWLVQRISFEQLKAELEGKMLPFFCLKLIVVRESKTWEEALEYCREQHTDLTSLVSETELLLAQRESRETQTTTAHLWMGLRYLANHWLWVNGDPVVYEAWPQGGQHQCPAWNLHCGAMATAGAWETRDCQESLNFICY, encoded by the exons ATGGAGAGAGACCTTGAAGAGACATCTCATCAACTGaagggagagcagagcagggcctCCCAGCTGGAGATGGCTCTGAAAGGCAGACTTAAGATCAGCGAGGAGTCTGAGACCAGGGCCTCCCAGCCGGAGAAGGAGATGGGAGATATGGAGGCCAGACTGCAGGGCGAGGAGAGCAGGGCCTCTCAGCTG CTGAGGAGGGAGATCCAGGCTAATGTGAACAAAGTGGAGCAGTGGCTGGTGCAGAGGATCTCCTTTGAGCAGCTCAAGGCTGAGCTGGAGGGCAAGATG CTACCCTTCTTCTGCTTGAAGCTGATCGTGGTGAGGGAGAGCAAGACGTGGGAGGAGGCTCTGGAGTACTGCAGGGAGCAGCACACTGACCTCACCAGCCTGGTGTCTGAGACGGAGCTGCTTCTGGCccagagggagagcagggagacccaGACCACCACGGCCCACTTGTGGATGGGCCTGCGTTACCTGGCCAACCACTGGCTGTGGGTGAACGGGGACCCAGTGGTGTACGAGGCCTGGCCCCAGGGTGGACAGCATCAGTGTCCCGCCTGgaacctccactgtggggccatGGCAACAGCGGGAGCATGGGAGACCCGGGACTGCCAGGAGAGCCTCAACTTTATCTGCTACTGA